From Catharus ustulatus isolate bCatUst1 chromosome 17, bCatUst1.pri.v2, whole genome shotgun sequence, the proteins below share one genomic window:
- the LOC117004547 gene encoding signal-regulatory protein beta-1-like produces the protein MVLVMQQLPLMGLMLLLLCRDPGVGAQHAQGFSLHQPQDNVSVAAGEMLTLNCTMSGMAGPGPVRWLKGWGSESKTIYDQRTPSSSPRVIRAVSGSQTDLTIHIRNVQPEDMGTYYCVKFTKGNKGEDVLFAHGNGTEVSVQAKPSPPIVSGPEQRERLGESVPFTCTTGGFFPKEIGVKWFKNGNPMTALQPQVTEWWDKTYNMSSTVRVTLQKDDVPSQVTCVVQHSTLPAPLRGSFQLSRVLRVPPIVEVRAEPSSVEVNTTVTFTCLVKEFYPPNMSISWLENGKEMKVKNVSRPSELSRGLFQLRSQVEVQATEEKNGSLITCEVVHDGQAPVNSSVVLWITSVAHGESQMDKGGSELLAWGACQGSCVVSPPEEAAVPGKAPLARRGVGYLCLSPGHSHPLSPLQVRTFCPASSSCGLVSCWRRRSSVGSSSSSSSA, from the exons ATGGTTCTGGTGATGCAGCAACTGCCTCTCATGGGCctgatgctgctcctgctctgcagagaccCAG GTGTGGGTGCTCAGCA TGCCCAAGGCTTCAGTCTGCACCAGCCCCAGGACAACGTGTCGGTGGCAGCAGGGGAGATGCTCACCCTGAACTGCACCATGTCTGGAATGGCTGGACCAGGTCCTGTGAGGTGGCTGAAGGGCTGGGGCAGTGAGAGCAAGACCATCTATGACCAGAGAACGCCCTCATCCTCTCCCCGTGTGATCAGAGCCGTGAGTGGGTCCCAAACAGACCTCACCATCCACATCAGGAACGTTCAGCCTGAGGACATGGGCACCTACTACTGTGTGAAGTTTACCAAGGGAAACAAGGGTGAGGATGTGCTGTTTGCACATGGCAATGGCACAGAGGTGTCCGTGCAAG ccaaacccagcccccCGATCGTGTCTGGGCCTGAGCAGAGAGAGAGGCTGGGAGAGTCGGTGCCTTTCACCTGCACCACTGGAGGGTTCTTTCCCAAAGAAATTGGGGTGAAATGGTTCAAGAACGGGAACCCCatgacagctctgcagcctcaggtCACCGAATGGTGGGACAAAACCTACAATATGTCCAGCACAGTGAGGGTGACCCTGCAGAAGGACGATGTCCCCTCACAGGTCACCTGTGTGGTGCAGCACTCCACGCTGCCGGCCCCACTGCGTGGGAgcttccagctcagcagagtCCTGCGAG ttccccccattGTTGAGGTGCGTGCTGAGCCGAGTTCTGTTGAGGTGAACACGACCGTGACCTTCACCTGCCTCGTGAAGGAGTTTTACCCACCAAACATGTCCATTTCCTGGCTGGAGAATGGGAAGGAGATGAAGGTGAAGAACGTCTCCCGGCCGTCGGAGCTCTCCAGGGGCTTGTTCCAGCTGAGAAGCCAGGTGGAGGTGCAAGCGACGGAGGAGAAAAACGGGTCCCTGATCACCTGTGAGGTGGTGCACGATGGCCAGGCCCCTGTCAACTCCTCAGTTGTCCTGTGGATCACCAGCGTGGCCCACGGTGAGTCCCAGATGGATAAGGGTGGGTCAGAGCTGCTGGCATGGGGtgcctgccagggcagctgtgtGGTATCACCCCCTGAGGAAGCTGCAGTCCCAGGAAAGGCTCCCTTGGCAAGGCGAGGGGTGGGATACCTCTGCCTGAGCCCTGGCCACTCACATCCTCTGTCCCCATTGCAGGTGAGAACTTTCTGTCCAGCCTCATCCTCCTGTGGATTGGTATCCTGCTGGAGAAGGCGCTCCTCGGTGGggtcctcttcttcctcttcaagcgcatga
- the LOC117004546 gene encoding tyrosine-protein phosphatase non-receptor type substrate 1-like produces the protein MAGPGPVKWLKGWGSENKTIYDQRTHSSLPRAMRAVDGSDTDFTIHIRNVQPEDTGTYYCVKFTKNYRGEDVLFQRGSGTEVSVQGENFLSSLILLGLGILLEKALLGGLFFFVFKRMKSKALEMLPYPVPPHSLAP, from the exons ATGGCTGGACCAGGTCCTGTGAAGTGGCTGAAGGGCTGGGGCAGTGAGAACAAGACCATCTATGACCAGAGAACGCACTCATCCTTACCCCGTGCGATGAGAGCAGTGGATGGGTCTGACACAGACTTCACCATCCACATCAGGAACGTTCAGCCTGAGGACACGGGCACCTACTACTGTGTGAAGTTTACCAAGAATTACAGGGGTGAGGATGTGCTGTTTCAGCGTGGCAGTGGCACAGAGGTGTCCGTGCAAG GTGAGAACTTTCTGTCCAGCCTCATCCTCCTGGGGCTTGGTATCCTGCTGGAGAAGGCGCTCCTCGGTGGGCTCTTCTTCTTCGTCTTCAAGCgcatgaaaagcaaagcactgGAGATGTTGCCTTATCCTGTTCCACCCCATTCCCTGGCACCATGA